The proteins below are encoded in one region of Sphingobacterium sp. R2:
- the lysA gene encoding diaminopimelate decarboxylase: MINTGIAAKFAENETPFYYYDLNVLSKTLEAAHAASHKRGFHVHYALKANFNDELLKAIQAVGFGADCVSGNEVKKAIECGFDSKKVTFAGVGKSDKEINYALDQNIFAFNVESIQELEVINELASKKGVKANVALRINPNVDAHTHHYITTGLDENKFGVPNADLEKCAAVLKRCECIELVGLHFHVGSQITDMTVFKSLCVKVNEWKNWFEERGTQIRVLNVGGGLGIDYKNPDGNAIPDFEAYFDIFDRFLERTAHQEVHFELGRALVAQCGSLVSRVLYVKNGVKKNFLVLDAGMTELMRPALYQAYHKIENISATDTAEYINYDVVGPICESSDCFGKEVPLPVSKRGDLIAIRSAGAYGEVMASRYNLREEIRFVYSNQL; the protein is encoded by the coding sequence ATGATAAATACAGGTATCGCGGCGAAGTTTGCAGAGAATGAAACGCCGTTTTATTATTATGATCTGAATGTGTTAAGCAAGACCTTGGAGGCTGCGCATGCTGCGTCCCACAAACGGGGATTTCATGTTCACTATGCATTAAAGGCCAATTTTAATGACGAGTTATTGAAGGCGATTCAAGCGGTCGGCTTTGGTGCGGATTGTGTGAGTGGCAATGAGGTAAAGAAAGCCATTGAATGCGGCTTTGATTCCAAGAAAGTCACTTTTGCAGGAGTTGGTAAATCTGATAAGGAAATCAATTATGCGCTCGATCAAAATATTTTTGCTTTTAATGTGGAATCCATTCAGGAGCTTGAGGTCATCAATGAGCTTGCCTCAAAGAAAGGTGTAAAAGCAAATGTGGCTTTACGGATCAACCCAAATGTGGATGCACACACCCACCATTATATCACCACGGGGCTTGATGAAAACAAATTCGGCGTACCCAATGCAGATTTGGAGAAATGTGCCGCTGTGCTTAAAAGATGCGAATGCATTGAATTGGTAGGCTTGCATTTTCATGTAGGTTCGCAGATTACGGATATGACGGTATTCAAAAGTCTATGTGTGAAGGTCAATGAGTGGAAAAACTGGTTTGAGGAGCGTGGTACACAAATCCGTGTATTGAATGTTGGCGGTGGACTGGGGATTGATTATAAAAATCCTGATGGAAATGCAATTCCTGATTTTGAAGCCTATTTTGATATTTTCGACCGGTTCCTGGAGCGTACAGCACATCAAGAAGTGCATTTTGAGTTGGGAAGAGCTTTGGTCGCGCAGTGTGGAAGCCTCGTTAGCCGCGTGCTATATGTCAAAAACGGTGTGAAGAAAAACTTTCTGGTATTGGATGCGGGAATGACGGAATTAATGCGCCCGGCCTTGTATCAGGCCTATCATAAAATTGAAAATATCAGTGCGACAGACACTGCCGAATACATTAATTACGATGTTGTTGGACCGATCTGTGAATCGTCCGATTGCTTTGGTAAGGAAGTGCCACTTCCCGTTTCAAAACGTGGCGACTTAATTGCCATTCGTTCTGCAGGTGCTTATGGCGAAGTGATGGCCTCGCGTTATAACCTACGTGAGGAAATCCGATTTGTGTATAGCAATCAGCTATAA
- a CDS encoding AraC family transcriptional regulator, translating into MRKKQFEPLRISEFIEDSFHLPPHEQNYYELVYIRSGKGTHVINKFELNYERGDIFLISPADMHYFKIEKKTHFLFILFTDGYFLQNIRNQKLYSWVMELMNDKGLKERKLNIDEHYRLIFSHVLEAVRLYADTAISQHSDWLFDQLIAIFGLYKQISEAQRLPQQHELYSDRSISAYIHRYIFSPEKLKVSILAQKFNIAPSYFGIYFKKNFGTSLRSYINTYRIELIENRLKSKAYTLKQIAAELGFTDESHLSHFYKRAKGFSPLYYRTQLIKSSP; encoded by the coding sequence ATGCGTAAAAAACAGTTTGAACCGCTACGGATCAGTGAATTTATCGAGGATAGCTTTCACCTGCCACCGCACGAACAGAATTACTATGAACTCGTTTATATTCGTTCGGGTAAAGGAACACATGTGATTAATAAATTTGAACTGAATTATGAGCGTGGCGATATCTTCCTGATTAGTCCAGCAGACATGCATTATTTTAAAATTGAGAAAAAGACACATTTCTTATTTATTTTGTTTACAGACGGCTACTTCCTGCAGAACATACGGAACCAAAAGCTTTATTCATGGGTCATGGAGCTGATGAACGATAAAGGCCTCAAGGAGCGCAAATTGAATATTGACGAACATTATCGTCTGATTTTTTCGCATGTGCTGGAAGCTGTCCGACTATATGCTGATACGGCTATTAGCCAGCATTCTGATTGGCTATTTGACCAACTTATTGCCATATTTGGGCTTTATAAACAGATATCGGAGGCGCAACGTTTGCCCCAGCAGCATGAATTATATAGTGATCGATCCATTTCGGCCTACATCCATCGCTATATCTTTTCACCTGAAAAACTCAAAGTCAGTATCCTGGCTCAGAAATTCAATATCGCTCCTTCCTATTTTGGTATCTATTTTAAGAAAAACTTTGGCACAAGCCTAAGGTCATATATCAATACCTACCGAATCGAGCTTATCGAAAACCGACTAAAATCCAAGGCTTACACACTGAAGCAGATTGCGGCAGAACTCGGATTTACAGACGAGAGCCATCTTTCACATTTCTACAAACGTGCCAAAGGATTCAGTCCGTTGTATTACCGAACCCAGCTGATTAAATCAAGTCCTTAA
- a CDS encoding mechanosensitive ion channel domain-containing protein produces MKLGIFKHLVFVVSLLAFQLYVSAQDSVQLRRTLSIDRTSHANQNRRPSSDSTRVGSDSLRNDLKKVNLTFLANIRTSSLAEFVAQLNEKSNAYMSTDAGSAKDSIAAIKNSIQEEIRQLKSIKGSISNYSTSLNGAQDQIRNLISQYNINANNHSRAYQYLDNAQAKLAVKMDSLEQINRTIDELIVKNQRHLVRLDDVDALKGDIKRVDTVAGKRSIWKANTTAISKDVLINNIRTNYSNNSSIDKYVNRTDWASRILLIILGLGYCYWIARVSYILRQYDPEHQLAIDAIVGKTIIFLLTLLPFVNFFTPSFILQASQLIILLIFMFLLRQRMTGLQRKIAIILIVFYVLDIFVNIIVSDDLFPRIICIVFNLIALGLVSYTKRRIKNAQSPGYISNFIYVIFAILNITAITLNVIGHVEYSRSFSIACAVGLVQSFTLQYFADMIKADVRNQFKKDRLTLGFWMRFNEQRTLVIITQFLRVVCILLAIIVLANNLQFIETLLAVSEVFFGKVRSIGSISFTLGNLVVAILLLLVAQWFQKNISLIVLGGEDGQISQAYNQKMTLFPLFRLAIILIGFFMAVSALGMSLDKLTVVIGALSVGVGLGMQNIINNFVSGIILVFDKPFRVGDQIELADKKGRVKEIGIRASVLKTGDGADVIIPNGDLLSGRLVNWTLSQEYSKTSFVLHIDRKADLDQAKQWIKDAMESSAHFIKDRDSGISIQDISEEMIYLSVSGWVNSAGNTSAFKNDVLLILYKKFEAEGLKFYSVVPPKS; encoded by the coding sequence ATGAAATTGGGGATTTTTAAGCATTTAGTTTTTGTTGTCAGCCTGTTGGCTTTTCAGTTGTACGTCTCTGCGCAAGATTCGGTTCAATTAAGGCGAACTTTGAGTATCGACCGGACGTCGCACGCCAACCAAAATAGACGGCCCAGTTCGGATTCAACCCGTGTCGGAAGCGATTCGTTGCGCAATGACTTGAAGAAGGTTAACCTGACTTTTCTAGCTAACATCCGCACATCTTCGTTAGCCGAATTTGTCGCGCAGTTGAATGAAAAGTCTAACGCTTACATGAGTACAGATGCGGGATCAGCGAAAGATAGTATTGCTGCAATAAAAAATAGTATTCAAGAAGAGATCCGCCAGCTGAAGTCCATTAAAGGCAGTATCAGTAATTATTCAACTAGTCTCAACGGTGCGCAAGATCAAATCAGAAACCTGATCAGCCAATACAATATCAATGCCAACAACCATAGCCGTGCATACCAGTACCTCGATAACGCACAGGCTAAACTTGCGGTTAAGATGGACTCCCTAGAGCAGATCAATCGGACCATCGATGAACTGATTGTAAAGAATCAACGGCATTTGGTTCGATTAGATGATGTTGATGCGCTAAAAGGGGATATTAAGCGGGTAGATACGGTAGCAGGCAAGCGTTCAATCTGGAAAGCGAATACGACTGCAATTTCAAAGGATGTGCTAATTAATAATATCCGTACAAATTACAGCAATAATAGTTCGATCGATAAATATGTCAATAGGACAGACTGGGCAAGCCGTATCCTGCTCATTATACTGGGTTTGGGCTATTGCTATTGGATAGCACGGGTGTCCTATATTCTTAGACAATATGATCCTGAACATCAACTTGCTATTGATGCTATTGTCGGGAAGACAATCATTTTTCTACTGACTTTATTGCCTTTTGTAAACTTTTTTACGCCGAGTTTTATTTTGCAGGCTTCCCAGTTGATCATCCTGTTGATCTTTATGTTTTTATTAAGACAGCGTATGACAGGGCTACAGCGTAAAATAGCCATTATTCTCATTGTATTCTATGTACTTGATATTTTTGTCAATATAATTGTAAGTGATGATCTCTTCCCGAGGATCATTTGCATTGTTTTTAATCTGATTGCTCTTGGGCTCGTCAGTTATACAAAACGGCGCATAAAAAATGCGCAAAGTCCGGGATACATCAGCAACTTTATCTATGTCATTTTCGCTATTTTAAATATTACGGCAATAACATTGAATGTCATTGGTCATGTGGAGTACTCTCGGAGTTTCAGTATAGCCTGTGCCGTCGGTTTGGTGCAGTCGTTTACATTACAATACTTCGCAGACATGATTAAGGCTGATGTCCGTAATCAGTTTAAAAAGGATCGCCTCACGTTGGGGTTCTGGATGCGGTTCAATGAGCAGCGCACGTTGGTGATCATCACTCAGTTTCTTCGGGTCGTTTGTATACTTTTAGCAATCATCGTGCTAGCCAATAATCTGCAGTTTATTGAAACATTATTGGCCGTTAGTGAAGTCTTTTTTGGTAAAGTTCGCAGTATTGGTAGTATATCGTTCACATTGGGTAATCTTGTTGTGGCTATCTTACTGCTTTTAGTTGCGCAGTGGTTTCAAAAAAATATTAGTTTAATCGTACTTGGAGGCGAAGACGGCCAAATTAGCCAGGCCTATAATCAGAAGATGACGCTATTTCCGCTATTTCGGTTGGCAATTATTCTAATTGGTTTTTTTATGGCGGTTTCTGCGCTGGGTATGAGTTTGGATAAATTGACCGTTGTCATTGGAGCGCTGAGTGTTGGTGTCGGTCTGGGGATGCAGAATATCATCAATAATTTTGTGTCAGGTATTATTTTGGTTTTCGACAAGCCCTTTCGGGTGGGGGATCAAATTGAGCTTGCCGATAAAAAAGGGCGTGTTAAGGAGATCGGTATACGTGCCAGCGTTTTAAAAACGGGTGATGGTGCTGATGTTATCATTCCAAACGGTGATTTGCTTTCAGGAAGGCTTGTCAACTGGACCTTATCCCAAGAATACAGCAAGACAAGTTTTGTGCTCCACATCGATCGGAAAGCAGATTTGGATCAAGCCAAACAATGGATTAAGGACGCGATGGAAAGTAGCGCTCATTTTATCAAAGATAGAGATAGCGGCATCAGTATACAGGATATCAGTGAAGAGATGATTTATCTGAGCGTGTCCGGCTGGGTAAACTCTGCTGGCAATACCTCAGCCTTTAAAAATGATGTATTACTCATATTATATAAAAAATTTGAAGCGGAGGGTTTGAAGTTCTACAGTGTGGTGCCGCCCAAAAGTTAA
- a CDS encoding aspartate kinase produces the protein MKVLKFGGTSVGSAARIKGLLDIVNPAERQIVVLSAVAGTTNALVEIGQAYTAGKKDEAKDLVKKHKDKYEDLIKELFSTEQGYKNGKELIDYHFNLISTLANELFTPIEEKVILAQGELMSTALWHFYLNEIGIKSVLLPALDFMKIDEDNEPMVEYIGEKLSHILTQSPANTLFITQGFICRNSFGEIDNLRRGGSDYTASLIGAAIRADEVQIWTDIDGMHNNDPRVVKGTTPIAHLSFDEAAELAYFGAKILHPQSVFPAQKYNVPVRLLNTMEPNAKGTLISKDGAQKGCIRAIAAKDGITAIHIHSSRMLLAYGFLRRVFEIFERYKTPIDMITTSEVAVSLTIDDTKNLADIIKEVEDFGSVTVDGDQTIVCVVGDFGLNSHGYAARVLDAVKHLPVRMISYGGSDFNVSILLNSDHKTEALRSLHNRLF, from the coding sequence ATGAAAGTTTTAAAATTTGGTGGTACTTCCGTGGGAAGTGCAGCACGTATCAAAGGGTTGTTGGATATTGTAAACCCTGCTGAACGTCAGATCGTCGTATTGTCCGCAGTTGCTGGAACGACAAATGCTTTGGTTGAAATAGGTCAAGCTTACACAGCAGGTAAGAAGGACGAAGCTAAAGATTTGGTCAAGAAGCATAAGGATAAGTACGAAGACCTTATTAAAGAACTTTTCAGTACTGAGCAGGGGTACAAAAATGGTAAAGAATTGATCGATTACCATTTTAATCTGATTTCTACCTTAGCCAATGAATTATTTACACCTATCGAAGAAAAAGTTATTCTAGCACAGGGCGAATTAATGTCGACCGCTTTATGGCATTTTTACTTGAATGAAATTGGTATCAAATCCGTGTTGTTACCGGCTTTAGATTTTATGAAAATCGATGAGGACAACGAGCCTATGGTCGAGTATATCGGCGAAAAGCTGAGCCATATTCTGACCCAGAGTCCAGCAAATACATTATTTATCACGCAGGGATTTATTTGTAGAAACTCGTTCGGCGAAATCGATAATTTGCGCCGTGGTGGGTCGGATTATACAGCATCTTTGATCGGGGCTGCGATCCGCGCTGATGAGGTTCAGATCTGGACAGATATCGATGGCATGCACAACAATGATCCACGTGTCGTGAAAGGTACAACACCAATTGCACACCTGAGTTTTGATGAGGCTGCCGAGCTGGCTTATTTCGGGGCTAAAATTTTACATCCGCAATCGGTATTCCCAGCGCAAAAATATAATGTCCCTGTACGGTTGTTGAATACCATGGAACCGAATGCTAAGGGTACATTGATCAGTAAAGACGGTGCTCAGAAAGGCTGTATCCGTGCCATCGCCGCGAAGGATGGTATCACGGCAATCCATATCCATTCCTCGAGAATGCTCCTTGCTTATGGCTTCTTACGTCGCGTTTTTGAAATATTCGAGCGTTACAAAACTCCAATCGATATGATCACAACGTCGGAAGTGGCGGTATCATTGACGATTGATGATACCAAAAACCTGGCTGATATTATTAAAGAAGTGGAAGATTTTGGCTCGGTCACAGTGGATGGTGATCAGACTATTGTATGCGTTGTAGGCGATTTTGGTTTGAATAGCCACGGTTATGCTGCTCGTGTACTTGACGCTGTAAAACACCTTCCAGTTCGTATGATTTCTTACGGTGGTTCAGACTTTAACGTGTCGATTCTATTGAATTCAGATCATAAAACAGAAGCATTACGTTCATTGCACAATCGTTTATTTTAA
- a CDS encoding radical SAM protein: MPVRNYTYYDYTISLCPTCLSRVGAKIIIEDEQVFMTKNCPEHGFFKTLIATDVDYYKNIRNYNKASETPLKFDNEVHYGCPYDCGLCVDHEQHSCLSIIEVTDRCNLTCPTCYAMSSPHYGRHRSLEEIERMLDKIVASEGEPDVVQISGGEPTIHPDFFKILDIAKTKPIKHLMLNTNGIRIANDPGFAEQLATYAPEFEVYLQFDSFRPSVLEKFRGKDLSDIRKKAIEKLNALNLSTTLVVVLEKGTNDDEIGEILDYALKQQCVRGVTFQPVEIAGRNATDAHHHKMTLTEVRQEILNQCPLLDPHDIIPVPCNPDALAMGYILKIGDERIPLTRHIDPALLLNNQSRNTIVYEQDKGVQMQLLDIFSTGISVDSVKPKVNQLLCCLPEVCAPDLDYDNLFRIIIMNFMDAYDFDVRAVKKSCVHIVNKDLKIIPFETMNLFYRDDKLNRLEELKLSEAIRF; the protein is encoded by the coding sequence ATGCCCGTTAGAAACTATACATACTACGATTACACCATCAGCTTATGTCCAACATGCCTTTCGCGTGTTGGTGCAAAGATTATTATTGAGGATGAACAGGTTTTTATGACAAAAAACTGTCCTGAGCACGGATTTTTCAAAACGCTGATTGCTACCGATGTGGACTATTATAAAAATATTCGAAATTATAATAAGGCTTCGGAGACACCTTTGAAATTTGACAATGAAGTACATTATGGGTGCCCTTACGATTGTGGCCTATGTGTCGATCATGAGCAGCACAGTTGCCTGTCGATCATTGAGGTGACCGATCGCTGCAATTTGACCTGTCCCACCTGTTACGCCATGTCTTCTCCCCATTATGGACGGCATCGATCACTGGAGGAGATTGAGCGTATGTTGGATAAAATTGTAGCAAGTGAAGGCGAACCAGATGTGGTTCAGATCAGCGGCGGGGAACCAACCATTCACCCTGATTTTTTTAAGATTTTAGATATCGCTAAAACGAAACCCATCAAGCATCTGATGCTCAATACGAATGGTATCCGGATTGCCAATGATCCCGGTTTTGCGGAGCAACTTGCCACCTATGCGCCTGAATTTGAAGTCTATCTTCAGTTCGATTCCTTTCGCCCATCAGTGCTTGAGAAATTCCGGGGCAAAGATCTTTCGGATATTCGAAAAAAGGCTATTGAAAAATTAAATGCACTCAATTTAAGTACAACCTTGGTCGTCGTCTTGGAAAAAGGAACCAACGATGATGAAATAGGAGAAATATTGGATTATGCCTTAAAACAGCAATGCGTTAGGGGGGTAACTTTCCAGCCGGTAGAAATTGCGGGTAGAAATGCGACCGATGCGCATCATCATAAAATGACGCTTACTGAAGTACGTCAAGAAATATTGAATCAGTGTCCATTGTTGGATCCTCACGATATTATCCCTGTACCTTGCAATCCAGATGCGTTGGCTATGGGCTATATATTGAAGATAGGAGATGAACGGATACCGTTAACCCGACATATTGATCCTGCTCTGCTGTTGAATAATCAGTCGCGCAACACCATTGTCTATGAGCAGGACAAGGGGGTACAGATGCAGTTGCTCGATATTTTTAGTACAGGAATTTCCGTAGACAGCGTCAAACCAAAAGTTAATCAGCTGCTTTGCTGTCTGCCAGAGGTTTGTGCTCCCGATCTCGACTACGATAACCTTTTTCGCATCATCATCATGAATTTTATGGATGCTTACGATTTTGACGTTCGCGCTGTCAAAAAATCCTGTGTGCATATTGTCAATAAAGATTTGAAGATAATTCCATTTGAAACAATGAATTTATTTTATCGTGATGATAAATTGAATCGTTTGGAAGAACTTAAATTATCAGAGGCTATTCGATTTTAG
- a CDS encoding prolipoprotein diacylglyceryl transferase, which translates to MLITIEFPVTIDLFGKTFLLHPFMEGLGMFIGMRYYQLLKWKDQESLGHSNSLLIVIAAGVGALIGSHLIGSLERPAELLSATHKWAYIWVNNTIIGGLAGGLVAVEGMKKLMGKKESTGDLMVFPLIVAIAIGRVGCFYTGVFEQTYGLPTECPLGMHLGDAYKRHPVALYEIAYLLLLFTALQYFKTRYNYHKGVLFQLFMLSYFSFRFVLDFIKPRAIILFGLSTIQITCIVVIIYYIYLLKSERFIKK; encoded by the coding sequence ATGCTAATAACAATCGAATTTCCAGTAACGATCGATCTGTTTGGAAAAACATTTCTCCTACATCCTTTTATGGAAGGGCTGGGCATGTTTATTGGTATGCGCTATTATCAGTTGCTCAAATGGAAGGATCAGGAAAGCCTGGGGCATAGCAATTCACTGCTTATTGTCATCGCAGCTGGAGTGGGCGCGCTCATCGGGTCACATCTTATCGGTTCCCTCGAGCGCCCGGCTGAATTGCTCAGTGCGACACATAAATGGGCTTACATCTGGGTGAACAATACGATAATCGGTGGTTTGGCGGGAGGTTTGGTTGCGGTGGAAGGGATGAAAAAGCTCATGGGAAAAAAAGAGAGCACGGGCGATCTGATGGTATTCCCTCTGATTGTCGCCATCGCAATTGGTAGAGTTGGTTGCTTTTATACAGGAGTCTTCGAACAAACCTATGGCCTACCTACCGAATGTCCGCTTGGGATGCATCTCGGTGATGCTTATAAACGGCATCCTGTGGCCCTGTATGAAATTGCATATCTACTTCTTTTATTTACAGCGCTCCAATACTTTAAAACACGCTACAATTATCATAAAGGGGTATTATTTCAGCTTTTTATGCTCAGTTATTTTAGCTTTCGTTTTGTGTTGGATTTTATAAAACCGCGGGCGATTATTCTTTTCGGCCTTAGTACCATACAAATTACGTGCATCGTGGTGATAATTTATTATATTTATTTATTAAAAAGTGAACGTTTCATCAAAAAATAG
- a CDS encoding AEC family transporter yields the protein MVNFIMIAFCIAAGMLLRRTNLIHSEAHKGINTWILYFALPAVSFKYIPKIAWSSQLLFPVFSAILVWAGSWLFMELYCKRKNYKQRSRSSLELAAGYSNTSFIGFPLIIAYFGETQLPIAIICDQTTFILLSTAGIINALKANVHEGETIDAKFMLRKLVSFPPLIGCTAALLLSQFFDLSIAKPFFDKLVATVGPLALFSIGLQLKFDGWKQQASQISTAITYKLILAPLLVCLFALLLGVKGSIARISIFEAAMPTLVTSGIIAEQYHLNTKLVNLVIGFSILAGLLTTLVWDFALRILFP from the coding sequence ATGGTTAATTTTATAATGATTGCATTTTGTATCGCGGCAGGCATGTTGTTGCGGAGAACAAATTTAATTCATTCCGAAGCACATAAGGGCATCAATACCTGGATTCTTTATTTTGCATTGCCAGCAGTATCTTTTAAATATATTCCAAAGATCGCATGGTCTTCACAATTGCTGTTTCCTGTATTTTCGGCCATACTCGTTTGGGCAGGTAGTTGGTTATTTATGGAGCTATACTGTAAACGTAAAAACTATAAGCAACGTTCGCGCAGCAGTTTGGAACTGGCCGCAGGATATAGTAACACCTCTTTTATCGGTTTCCCCCTGATTATTGCTTATTTCGGTGAGACACAGTTACCCATAGCGATTATTTGCGACCAAACGACTTTTATCCTGCTTTCTACAGCAGGAATTATCAATGCGCTGAAAGCAAATGTACATGAGGGGGAAACTATTGATGCAAAATTTATGCTCCGAAAGCTGGTTAGCTTTCCGCCTTTAATCGGTTGTACTGCCGCCTTGCTGCTATCTCAATTTTTTGATCTATCCATTGCCAAGCCTTTTTTTGATAAGCTTGTTGCCACAGTGGGACCCTTGGCATTATTCTCTATTGGTCTGCAGCTTAAGTTTGATGGCTGGAAGCAGCAGGCATCGCAGATTAGCACTGCAATAACCTATAAATTGATTTTAGCACCGCTGCTTGTCTGTTTATTTGCTTTATTGTTGGGCGTAAAAGGTTCCATTGCAAGGATCAGCATTTTTGAAGCAGCCATGCCGACTTTGGTAACTTCAGGTATTATTGCCGAACAATATCATTTAAATACGAAACTGGTCAATCTGGTCATCGGCTTTAGTATCCTCGCCGGATTGCTGACCACCTTAGTCTGGGACTTTGCCCTTCGCATATTGTTTCCCTAA